The proteins below come from a single Diceros bicornis minor isolate mBicDic1 chromosome 3, mDicBic1.mat.cur, whole genome shotgun sequence genomic window:
- the BZW2 gene encoding eIF5-mimic protein 1 produces MNKHQKPVLTGQRFKTRKRDEKEKFEPTVFRDTLVQGLNEAGDDLEAVAKFLDSTGSRLDYRRYADTLFDILVAGSMLAPGGTRIDDGDKTKMTNHCVFSANEDHETIRNYAQVFNKLIRRYKYLEKAFEDEMKKLLLFLKAFSETEQTKLAMLSGILLGNGTLPATILTSLFTDSLVKEGIAASFAVKLFKAWMAEKDANSVTSSLRKANLDKRLLELFPVNRQSVDHFAKYFTDAGLKELSDFLRVQQSLGTRKELQKELQERLSQECPIKEVVLYVKEEMKRNDLPETAVIGLLWTCIMNAVEWNKKEELVAEQALKHLKQYAPLLAVFSSQGQSELILLQKVQEYCYDNIHFMKAFQKIVVLFYKADVLSEEAILKWYKEAHVAKGKSVFLDQMKKFVEWLQNAEEESESEGEEN; encoded by the exons atgaAAAAGAGAAATTCGAACCCACAGTCTTCAGGGATACACTTGTCCAGGGGCTTAATGAAGCTGGTGATGACCTTGAAGCTGTAGCCAAGTTTCTGGACTCTACAGGCTCAAGATTAGATTATCGTCGCTATGCAGACACACTCTTCGATATCCTGGTGGCTGGCAGTATGCTTG CCCCTGGAGGAACACGCATAGATGATGGTGACAAGACCAAGATGACCAACCACTGTGTGTTTTCAGCAAATGAAGATCATGAAACCATCCGAAACTATGCTCAG gtcttcaATAAACTCATCAGGAGATATAAGTATTTGGAAAAGGCatttgaggatgaaatgaaaaag CTTCTCCTCTTCCTTAAAGCCTTTTCCGAAACAGAGCAGACAAAGTTGGCAATGCTGTCGGGGATCCTGCTGGGCAACGGCACCCTTCCTGCCACCATCCTTACCAGTCTCTTCACCGACAGCTTAGTCAAAGAAG GCATTGCAGCCTCATTTGCTGTCAAGCTGTTTAAAGCATGGATGGCAGAAAAAGATGCCAACTCTGTTACCTCTTCTTTGAGAAAAGCCAACTTAGACAAGAGGCTGCTT gaaCTCTTTCCAGTTAACAGACAGAGTGTGGATCATTTTGCTAAATACTTCACTGACGCGGGTCTGAAGGAGCTTTCTGACTTCCTGCGAGTCCAGCAGTCCCTGGGCACCAGGAAGGAGCTGCAGAAGGAGCTCCAGGAGCGTCTTTCTCAGGAATGCCCCATCAAGGAG GTGGTGCTCTAtgtgaaagaagaaatgaagaggaatgATCTTCCAGAAACAGCAGTGATTGGACTTCTATGGACCTGTATAATGAATGCTGTTGAGTGGAACAAGAAGGAAGAACTCGTTGCAGAGCAGGCCCTTAAGCACCTGAAG CAATACGCTCCCCTACTGGCTGTgttcagctcccaaggccagtCAGAGTTGATCCTCCTCCAGAAGGTTCAGGAATACTGTTATGACAATATCCATTTCATGAAAGCCTTTCAGAAGATCGTGGTTCTCTTTTATAAAg CTGATGTGCTGAGTGAAGAAGCGATATTGAAATGGTACAAAGAAGCACACGTTGCCAAAGGCAAAAGTGTTTTTCTTGACCAGATGAAGAAATTTGTTGAGTGGTTACAAAACGCAGAAGaag aATCTGAATCGGAAGGTGAGGAAAATTAG